AAATCATGGTATagtacagtggttcccaacctggggtccggggacccctcaggggggcggcaaagatcacagggggggcgcaagtctttatctggtttgaggttgaggtaaaaataaaatatttgcacgttaaacaaattatgataatacactagaatatataatgtatacaaaagtctgaataaaaactatatatttttgttctcgcttaaaattgtagtcAGGCTatttagtaggccaaacctccgggacctcttaacctgtgacccttgctgtcatcaggtcagctgctagctgctatcatcctcgtttttccttccgccacagcatcactattttTTATggatgaaacatggcggagaaatgtaaaagttctgataactcctctgtatcaaaaaagaaagtaggactatctcgagagttacctcaacttcggtttcggaggggggggctcagcttttcttagacttaagtagggggggcgccaaggaaaaaaggttgggaaccactggtatagtatatcatgaaaaagtcgtagtgtatgtcttaaaaaattcataaaatgtcatagtatattatgccATAAAAATGTCGTCGTACATGCTGTGTTTTGTAGGTAATCTGGAACTGCTCCATCAGCCCTTGAGGTTATCGAGCAGCAGTCAGTCAGTAACAGTTGTCCTTTTCAAAGGATGTCAAATCAGGATTCCAAAAATAAACTACACAGAATCCTACTAAGCTCCTGCGCAATAACTAAATTCACATAAACACTAGCATACAACttacttttattactttttaagatttatattttttattcatgttCATAAGGTCCTTAATTGTCGCTAAATTCATTCATCAACTTTTAATAGGCTTTAAAGACCCTGCGGACACCctgtgtcatgaaaaagtcgtAGCATATCCTGTCATTCAGGCAGGGaataaaacagaagaaaacTCAAGTttaaacacacagaacacaaagataataataataataataataataataataataataataataaaatgaaatgaaggaAACACATagcacattttttgttttattacaaaTTAATTCAAGCTTCTGCACATATGAAGGATTTATTACAAGTTATTTTGCATTTaatgttatataacattttgtttgtttgataaggcattgtaaaaaacaaaaaaaaaacaagtaagaGTACAAGTGACCTAACCAAAATGGCTAGCCCCACCAGCACAACTCAGTTTAAGGTCATAGCAAGTGCGGAGGTTCACAGGTCAACTCACAAAAAATGTAGAATAATAATCAGTGCTCAAAGTCTGTGAGGTGTAGACAGGAAATGTGACATGTATCAGTATCCGTGAACATTAGACAGAGATATTTGGTTTTGAGAGTGTATGCAGAAACACTCCATATATAGTATGAGCACTCCCCAAGTGTTACAGTGACATTGTAACGGCTGAGAGCATCAAACCAGACTATCCTGATTTTAATCAAACATCCCCGTTTGAGCTTAAACACAAAGGGCCTTCATTTATCCACGGCATACTGTATAATAGTTACCTAGTGTCAATGCATTCACTGCATTCCTATGCAGTAAAAACCAATATCAATGTAACTTACTTTCACACGTACAGactatacatatttatattcaGGTACATTACACATGCTAAACGTGAACTCTGTCCATAGTGTTGTTAAATACAGAACCTCCCTTCTGATACCTCTTTTCCCAAAACTTGTCTTTCTATTGCTTTCTGTCCCACATTCCTGTGCAAGTCACTCTACAACTTACATTTATGGTGTAGCTGCAAACCTATTTGAAGAACACTCGGTGTGCTTTTGGGAAAGTGGCGCAGCAGAAGACTCTGTAGTCATATCTAACACAGTTAGATTTGCTTTAGGGGAAAAAGTAGGGGAAGATTTTCACAGTTAAAGCAGGCTCTGAGCAACTGTCAACAGCCCAGAAAAGGACATGGGCAAGCAAGCACTGACCCTCAACAAAAAGTGCATAGCCAGATCCAACCTCAGGTGTACAGACCAAACTGCATGCATTACCAAAATATAAGCACATatggcacacatacacaaaacacatttcagcGCTCCCCCTTTATAACTGCTGGTCTTATCTTGAATTTTAAATTCCAAAAACATTCACAAGTGTATACTGAAGCTGGACCGATGCATTTGTTTGGCAACTTTACtatttaaacctgcaataacggATTATTTTCAGAGATCATTTACAGTTAACAAGCCCAGACAAGCAAATCACAACTACTTGCCCAGAACGAAATTGCAAAACGTAAATGAATGTCTGAagacattttttgtatttagcaaactaatgacctagatatttccctcaggagtcgGTCGACCAAGCAGAGCTAACAAGTTAATATTGGACTACATAATTGTTTGCTTACAGGTTAGACTAGGGATGGGCCAATAAAGCCTTATGATGCTTTGGGGCTTTCTTTCTATTTGTGCTGAAAAACATTTGAAGCTTTAGGGCTtcaaacacagcaaacacagTGACATCTGGTAGCTTGTAAAACTTACAGCAGCCCTTCAAGACAAGCCAAAGCAGTACTTAACACCTCTCTGATTTTAATAGTTTTAGTCTCAAATGTGTGTTATTTTATATGAGTCGCAATGTTATGTGATTGGAGAATATTCATTAAATTAGTCTATTACTTTTATAACATTATTACTTGGTATCAGATGAAAATGTTATCATACTATCGATTATGGCTTTCTAGTGTACATTGCCACATTTCTCAGTTATTCTCCTCTTGTCGTAGTGTAGTAATATAGTTTAGCCGCTTCACTTTCTGAAGCACCAGTGATGTTTAAAGCTGCAGACAGTCACCAGTCAAGTGGTGTTCTTGTATTGACACAATCTCAGTTACACTGTATTAAAACGGTGCTCCTCACGGGAGTGAAACGATCTTCGGTATCATCCCCCCATCTCAAGATTAGACAAGAAATTATAAGCTTGATTTCTTAATGCAATTTTAATTTGTCTGggtttcactggaattgttgttTTGTGGTCTAAATGCTGTTTCCAAGTCTTGCAAAGCAACATTTTGTAAAAGTATGCAATATACACAATTCTTATTTTTTGACAACAAAGAGGTCAAATTTAAAGgtattaaaagttaaatatctgCTATTGGCCACTTAAGCCTAAAAAATGTGGCACTAAACTACAATAAAGCATCGATTCAGGCCCCATATAGACTTTTGGAATAGTTGTGGTCCATTATGGCAATCAGAACCCTTTTCTTTCCTCCACATGCAACATTTGTTATGCCCGCTTAGTTAAATGATTTGCTACAGTGTGACAGCATAGATGCAACTTGAGGAAAATCAGCAGAGGTTGGTTGGTTTTGGTATTGCAATATCCTTCCTGCTATCACTTCACCTCAATGATGAAAAGGTTAGTGCAAATTTGAACAGCGCTGGCTCAGGCAAAGATTGCATTAGTCCATTGACCAGACAGTTAATAGTCTTTCTGAATGTGTTGAATGGGGAAGGCTGGTGATACCACAACAGTGATACTGCTAAATGATCAGATGGTCTTAGTGTAGGTTAGGGCTTTTGTTGGGGTAGTAGTGAGAGACAGGTTTACTTCCCATGGCCACCGCTAGTACCACTAGTAGAGCTAGTGTTGACTATATCCTCATACTGTGGAGGTGGCTCCGTCTCTATTTGGACGTCTGCATGGCCCACAGCCTCTTCATAAGATGGCGGCGGGTCTCCACCACTTCCTCTTCCTGATGTGAGCTCTGAGCCTGGATAAGCTGGGCTGCTGTGGACGCTGAGTTCTGAGTCCCTCCCCCAATGGTCCATAGAGACCACTGACAGGACGTGGTCGTTATGCGAGTGTCCCAGGCTGGGGCTGCGCTGCGAGCGCTTGCGggagtggcagcgccacacagTAATGGCGACGGCGACAATGATGAGCACAACCAGCAGCAATGGCACGATCAAGTAGAGAGAGTGGACTCCTCCAACCACTGTCTCCAGCCCTCCAGATGGACTGCTCTCCCGCACATACTCCTCCCAGAACCGTCTCTGCAGCCAATcaggagacagacacacatgttgtgaaaaaagaaaacaatacaaGACCATAAATATTATCTTCAAGATAAGACTTTGCTACATTCATGCAGGCTAAGCGTAAACATGGTGGCATAGAACTGTTTCCAAAACACAGGGTCACAGTCCACACAGTGTCCACTGTATGAATGCTTTATATCTAGATTACTGCAACACAAAGGCAGCAGACAATAACATCTGAACAAAAAGCGACCACATGATTGTACACGTCCATCTGCGTAACTTTGCTCTCTGGCCTCCCACAATAGTTTTACAAATACACATCCTTCTCTAGCATGGACTCGGCTGTTCTTCCTGCTGATAATCATCACTTCCtgaaaaaacacccacattccaCAAGCGACCACTCTTGGCATAGGATTTCATTACTGGATACATGAACCAAACAAAATAGCACTTTGAAAAGATTTTTGGATTTTATTTAAATAGGGTGGCTGGTATGAGTTACTCAGCAGTAGTAATATTGATTTGTGGCATTTAGCTCCAGCTGTCCTGTGTTCAGAAATTTCCAGCCAGCAGGCAAGCTGAGATAAGAATTAATTATGAGAATTAAACAGCAGAAAGATAATTACATGTTTTTGTACTACCCTGTGGAACATTGTCGTTAacatttttaagacatttttttggcgcttttcccttaatttgaaagtggatagacacggaagggggagagagatgggggatgacacacagcaaagggaagcaggtcggactcgaaccctgcgccgctgcaaaggactcagccaacatggggctaACGCTCTTActaggtgagctagaggtcaccccGTGTTTTT
This sequence is a window from Sander lucioperca isolate FBNREF2018 chromosome 11, SLUC_FBN_1.2, whole genome shotgun sequence. Protein-coding genes within it:
- the prrg1 gene encoding transmembrane gamma-carboxyglutamic acid protein 1: MGSVFLPADAAHSVLHRLRRANFLLEEMKQGNIQRECREEICTYEEAREAFENDEKTRRFWEEYVRESSPSGGLETVVGGVHSLYLIVPLLLVVLIIVAVAITVWRCHSRKRSQRSPSLGHSHNDHVLSVVSMDHWGRDSELSVHSSPAYPGSELTSGRGSGGDPPPSYEEAVGHADVQIETEPPPQYEDIVNTSSTSGTSGGHGK